One Brassica oleracea var. oleracea cultivar TO1000 chromosome C7, BOL, whole genome shotgun sequence genomic window carries:
- the LOC106302266 gene encoding probable receptor-like protein kinase At5g47070, translating to MNCLFLFKSKKPKPRDQHKDKRKGKELARNSAPELRNQSETLSFNLQTPRSLPSPRSIRDLYTERENNLRVFTYEELSEATNGFSRKLKIGEGGFGSVYKGKIPTTEDSDSPLVVAIKKLNQQGLQGHKQWLAEVQFLGVVNHQNVVKLLGYCSDDGERGIERLLVYEFMSNRSLEDHLFTRGSYALPWKQRLEIILGAAEGLAYLHEVQVIYRDFKSSNVLLNDEFCPKLSDFGLAREGPHGDNTHVTTARVGTHGYAAPEYVQTGHLRMKSDVYSFGVVLYEIITGRRTIERNKPAAEQRLLEWIKEYPADSQRFNMIVDSRLRNDYPAGGARSLAKLADLCLKKNEKERPTMEIVVERLKKIIEESESEAYSTSASQVRSKSRVAGPVKGSSRGVSVRG from the exons ATGAATTGTCTGTTCTTGTTCAAATCAAAGAAACCAAAACCCAGAGATCAACACAAAGACAAAAGAAAAGGAAAAGAGTTAGCACGAAACTCAGCTCCAGAACTGAGGAACCAGAGCGAAACGCTGTCGTTTAACCTCCAGACGCCGAGATCGTTGCCTTCTCCGCGAAGCATCAGAGACTTGTATACAGAGAGGGAAAATAATCTTAGGGTTTTCACTTACGAAGAACTCAGTGAAGCCACTAATGGTTTTAGCAGAAAGCTCAAGATCGGTGAAGGTGGTTTCGGTAGTGTTTATAAAGGAAAGATTCCGACCACCGAAGATTCTGATTCTCCACTTGTCGTAGCCATCAAGAAACTCAATCAACAAGGCTTACAG GGTCACAAGCAATGGCTAGCAGAGGTTCAGTTTCTTGGGGTAGTGAACCATCAGAACGTTGTGAAGCTCTTAGGCTATTGCTCAGATGATGGCGAGAGGGGGATCGAGAGGCTTCTGGTTTATGAGTTCATGTCGAATCGAAGCTTAGAGGATCATCTCTTCACCCGTGGATCATATGCATTACCATGGAAACAAAGGCTTGAGATCATTCTTGGTGCAGCTGAAGGATTGGCTTATTTACATGAAGTTCAG GTGATATACCGAGACTTCAAATCCTCTAATGTGCTCTTAAACGACGAGTTTTGTCCGAAATTATCGGACTTTGGGCTTGCAAGAGAAGGACCTCATGGCGACAATACTCACGTCACAACTGCT AGAGTTGGAACACATGGCTATGCGGCTCCTGAGTACGTGCAAACAGGCCATCTTCGAATGAAAAGCGATGTCTATAGCTTCGGTGTTGTGCTCTACGAGATCATAACGGGACGCCGAACCATTGAGAGGAACAAGCCAGCCGCTGAACAAAGGCTATTAGAATGGATCAAAGAGTATCCTGCTGATAGTCAACGCTTCAACATGATCGTTGACTCTCGTTTACGCAACGATTATCCAGCTGGTGGAGCCAGGAGTTTGGCTAAACTCGCTGATCTCTGTCTGAAAAAGAACGAGAAAGAGAGGCCTACGATGGAGATTGTAGTGGAAAGATTGAAGAAGATTATCGAAGAATCAGAAAGTGAAGCTTATTCAACGTCTGCGAGTCAGGTAAGAAGCAAGAGTCGAGTGGCTGGACCCGTGAAGGGGAGTTCGAGAGGAGTTAGTGTCAGAGGTTGA